Proteins encoded in a region of the Oncorhynchus gorbuscha isolate QuinsamMale2020 ecotype Even-year linkage group LG16, OgorEven_v1.0, whole genome shotgun sequence genome:
- the LOC123999733 gene encoding cytokine receptor common subunit beta-like has translation MVFCSRGPVLLRSPGNMLLFWMSCGSLLPLLVLCNNGQECCTIQDNTQYHVSPVLESLRCYNDYSSYVRCSWEESPHPSSQPLALYYWDSPENRESLCKPYGKRARNPNNIKLTAQCQYNTKYFGINTNHVFFFNTSCPPALLLSKNVRVRPPVRLSQKLVERGGCLLRWESPYPPSSLLTPTLNYQVNYRRSNQDDWTAVEVQDTQLSVKAEAQVPGFQYEAKVRARMKTGLWSEWSPLVTWLTEEDPVPGPSNAQCVLDNETAVTCSWEVKRDLAQFLTFHLSCKHNHTAPAQKCCDNTMVGVTSRGPVLEYSCSFHVQDLEQLEVELVPTRNSKKFKTHKNIRPNRPLKVQIEERDGNWILKWNPPHFYLTDHVHYQVQYWSNETQEDTTFLNVSQGSRSLSILGVSLCPSERYLVTVRALVGPGKRDTFDGVPSEWTDPVEWTTPPASWSITTFLYVFISILVAIVFIALYVTIPACHRRVVLWEVSVPSPLKSKVLGEVIKKSPDRLLFHESERSEKTYICRVQTQESREDNSLCSSCSSDSPLWLNSDVKANGLFHSITKEGWKKYDPNSSSLHLLSVDRSGPPALDSSGFSFSGPYIFCGDSSPAPSEFLSLEPPCEESDNTLSNSEPTSPSSSKRSAPSLSESSEGYVVMPQVCAGLSRSTEGVSDGVTSTVVADDSKNTGNNNGNNDIMAWPKSELLPPGPSSMPICSPPSENEDPPPAYTPPTTTNTPPTLPPVGPTLHTSGYCFLPVLQTLGGWGHVQSSGPPKGGSQEQQACRREMSQEEQCKEDPYVRLSQLAT, from the exons ATGGTCTTCTGCTCCAGGGGACCTGTCCTCCTGCGCTCCCCGGGAAACATGCTCCTCTTCTGGATGTCTTGTGGAtcacttctccctctcctggTCCTTTGCAATAACGGACAAGAATGCTGTACCATCCAGGACAACACACAATATCATG TGTCCCCTGTGCTTGAGTCCCTGCGGTGCTACAATGACTACAGCTCCTACGTCCGCTGTAGCTGGGAGGAGAGTCCACACCCGTCCTCACAGCCATTAGCCCTATACTACTGGGACAGCCCTGAGAACCG TGAGTCCTTGTGTAAACCCTATGGTAAGCGAGCACGGAATCCCAACAACATCAAGCTCACTGCCCAGTGTCAGtacaacacaaaatactttgGCATCAATACCAACCATGTCTTCTTCTTCAATACCTCCTGTCCCCCTGCCCTGCTTCTGTCTAAGAATG TGAGAGTGCGTCCACCAGTCCGCCTATCACAGAAGCttgtagagagagggggctgtTTGCTCCGCTGGGAAAGCCCCTACCCGCCATCATCCCTCTTGACCCCCACTCTCAACTACCAGGTCAACTACAGGAGGTCAAACCAGGATGACTGGACA gCAGTGGAGGTTCAGGACACCCAGCTGAGTGTGAAGGCTGAGGCTCAGGTGCCCGGCTTCCAGTATGAAGCCAAGGTGAGGGCAAGGATGAAGACGGGACTGTGGAGCGAGTGGAGCCCCCTAGTGACCTGGTTGACTGAGGAGG aCCCTGTGCCAGGCCCCTCCAATGCGCAGTGTGTGTTGGATAATGAGACTGCGGTGACATGCAGttgggaggtgaagagagacctGGCTCAGTTCCTTACCTTCCACCTGTCCTGCAAACACAATCACACTGCACC AGCCCAGAAATGCTGTGATAACACCATGGTCGGCGTTACATCCAGGGGTCCAGTGCTAGAATACAGCTGCTCCTTCCATGTCCAAGACTTAGAGCAGCTAGAGGTGGAGCTTGTACCCACACGCAACAGCAAAAAGtttaaaacacacaaaaaca TTCGTCCAAACCGTCCACTCAAAGtgcagatagaagagagagatgggaactgGATTCTAAAATGGAATCCGCCTCATTTTTATCTGACCGATCATGTGCACTATCAGGTGCAATACTGGAGTAATGAGACTCAG GAGGATACTACGTTCCTCAATGTCTCCCAGGGGTCCCGCTCGCTCTCCATCCTGGGGGTGTCCCTGTGCCCCTCTGAGCGCTACCTGGTTACGGTGAGAGCCCTGGTGGGACCAGGAAAGCGTGATACTTTTGACGGAGTCCCCTCAGAATGGACCGACCCAGTGGAGTGGACCACACCACCAG CTTCCTGGTCCATCACCACCTTCCTCTACGTCTTCATCAGTATACTGGTGGCCATTGTCTTCATCGCTCTCTATGTTACCATACCAGCCTGCCACAG GAGGGTAGTCCTGTGGGAGGTGTCTGTCCCGTCGCCCCTCAAGAGCAAGGTACTGGGAGAGGTCATTAAG AAATCTCCCGATAGGTTGTTATTCCATGAGAGTGAGAGAAGTGAGAAGACCTACATCTGCAGGGTACAGAcacaggagagcagggaggataaCAGTCTCTGCTCCAGCTG CTCTTCAGATAGTCCATTGTGGTTGAACTCGGATGTAAAAGCAAATGGACTGTTCCATTCCATTACCAAGGAGGGGTGGAAGAAGTATGACCCaaactcttcctccctccatttgCTGTCTGTGGACAGATCTGGCCCTCCTGCTCTAGACTCATCCGGCTTCAGCTTCAGTGGCCCTTACATCTTCTGTGGCGACAGTTCACCGGCGCCGAGTGAGTTTCTGAGTCTGGAGCCTCCCTGTGAGGAGTCCgataacactctctctaactctgaaCCCACTTCTCCGTCCTCCTCGAAGAGGTCTGCCCCATCCCTCTCGGAGTCGAGTGAGGGCTACGTGGTGATGCCTCAGGTCTGTGCTGGCCTGTCCAGATCAACAGAGGGAGTGTCGGATGGTGTTACGAGCACTGTAGTAGCGGACGACAGTAAGAACACTGGTAACAACAACGGCAACAACGACATCATGGCATGGCCCAAGTCAGAGCTCCTCCCACCCGGACCTAGCTCTATGCCCATCTGCTCACCACCCAGTGAGAATGAAGACCCTCCTCCAGCGTACACACCCCCAACCACCACAAACACCCCTCCCACCTTGCCCCCAGTGGGCCCTACCCTACACACCTCTGGGTACTGCTTCCTCCCAGTCCTACAGACACTTGGGGGCTGGGGCCATGTGCAGTCTTCTGGACCACCTAAAGGGGGCAGTCAAGAGCAGCAGGCCTGTAGGAGGGAGATGAGTCAGGAGGAGCAGTGCAAGGAGGATCCATATGTCAGACTGTCCCAGCTAGCcacttag